A region of Leclercia adecarboxylata DNA encodes the following proteins:
- the iraP gene encoding anti-adapter protein IraP: MKNLIAELLVKLAEKEEESKELVAQVEALEIVVTALLRQMAQSDQQALIKSVEGALDEARPDAEVPAQDSEMLQQYVKKLLRHPRS, translated from the coding sequence GTGAAAAATCTCATTGCAGAGTTGTTGGTGAAGCTGGCAGAAAAGGAAGAAGAGTCAAAAGAGCTGGTGGCTCAGGTTGAGGCACTGGAAATTGTGGTCACCGCACTGTTACGCCAGATGGCGCAAAGCGATCAGCAGGCGTTGATCAAAAGCGTGGAAGGCGCGCTGGATGAGGCCCGACCAGATGCGGAGGTACCGGCCCAGGATAGCGAGATGCTGCAGCAATACGTAAAAAAGCTGCTACGGCACCCGCGCAGCTGA
- the psiF gene encoding phosphate starvation-inducible protein PsiF — translation MKITLLVTLLLELFSLTPAGAQDKQLTPQQQRMTTCNQQATAQALKGDSRKTYMSDCLKNASSKPNEKSLTPQQQRMRECNSQATQQSLKGDDRNKFMSACLKKTG, via the coding sequence ATGAAAATCACACTGCTGGTCACGCTGCTCCTTGAGCTGTTTTCTCTCACCCCGGCGGGGGCGCAGGATAAACAGCTCACCCCGCAGCAGCAACGCATGACTACCTGCAACCAACAGGCGACCGCCCAGGCGCTGAAAGGCGACTCCCGTAAGACCTACATGAGCGATTGCCTGAAAAACGCCTCTTCTAAACCCAACGAAAAAAGCCTGACGCCGCAACAGCAAAGAATGCGTGAATGTAACTCCCAGGCGACGCAACAATCGCTCAAAGGCGATGACCGTAATAAGTTCATGAGCGCCTGCCTGAAGAAAACCGGCTAG
- the adrA gene encoding diguanylate cyclase AdrA yields the protein MNDENFYTKAYAREGINQARSADEHHREGIRLARRLRLPRAVGLAILFFPIGSMLAALPANGLWWLLLVGWAFVWPHLAWQLAMRSADPHHNEMFNLKIDAIMAGVWIGLMGFNAMPSAALIMMMSMNLMGVGGIRLYATGALMTALSALVTLQMMHVPLAFVSAPLEIWLALPVIVGYPMLFAWVSFHTTNSLVEHKRRLELMSTLDGMTGVFNRRHWEVLLRTEFENCRRYHRSATMLLIDIDHFKGINDTWGHDVGDQAIIAVTRQLQLTLRASDMIGRFGGDEFAVIMSGTPAESAIAAMSRVHERLAELRLPGAPQVKLCISVGVAPLTTSMVHYQEWLKAADIALYKAKNAGRNRTEVAA from the coding sequence ATGAATGATGAGAACTTTTACACTAAAGCCTATGCCCGTGAGGGTATAAACCAGGCGCGATCCGCGGATGAACATCACCGCGAAGGCATCCGTCTGGCCCGCCGGTTACGTTTACCCCGTGCTGTGGGTCTGGCTATTCTTTTCTTCCCGATTGGCAGCATGCTGGCCGCACTGCCGGCGAACGGCCTCTGGTGGCTACTGCTGGTGGGATGGGCGTTCGTCTGGCCGCACCTGGCCTGGCAATTAGCGATGCGCTCGGCGGATCCTCATCATAATGAGATGTTCAACCTCAAAATTGACGCCATTATGGCCGGGGTGTGGATTGGGCTGATGGGCTTCAACGCCATGCCCAGCGCGGCGCTGATCATGATGATGAGCATGAACCTGATGGGCGTGGGGGGCATCCGGCTTTACGCCACAGGCGCGTTAATGACCGCGCTGTCGGCGCTGGTAACCCTGCAAATGATGCACGTGCCGCTGGCCTTCGTCAGCGCCCCGCTGGAAATCTGGCTCGCGCTGCCGGTCATTGTGGGTTATCCGATGCTGTTTGCCTGGGTCAGTTTCCATACTACCAACAGTCTGGTGGAGCATAAGCGGCGGCTGGAGCTGATGAGCACGCTGGACGGGATGACAGGGGTATTTAACCGTCGCCACTGGGAAGTGCTGCTGCGCACGGAGTTTGAAAACTGCCGTCGCTACCACCGGAGTGCGACGATGCTGCTGATCGACATCGATCACTTTAAGGGCATTAACGACACCTGGGGCCACGACGTCGGCGATCAGGCCATTATCGCCGTGACCCGCCAGCTTCAGCTGACGTTACGCGCCAGCGATATGATTGGCCGTTTTGGCGGGGATGAGTTCGCGGTGATCATGAGCGGGACGCCTGCGGAAAGCGCCATTGCGGCGATGTCGCGGGTCCATGAACGGCTGGCGGAACTGCGCCTGCCGGGTGCGCCGCAGGTAAAGCTGTGCATCAGCGTCGGGGTTGCGCCGCTAACGACGTCGATGGTGCATTACCAGGAGTGGCTGAAAGCGGCGGATATCGCACTCTATAAAGCGAAAAATGCCGGACGGAACCGCACCGAGGTGGCCGCATAA
- the proC gene encoding pyrroline-5-carboxylate reductase, giving the protein MEKKIGFIGCGNMGKAILGGLIASGQVLPGQIWVYTPSPDKVAALHDQYGINAAQSAQEVAQVADIVFGAVKPNMMVKVLSDITSSLNKETLVVSIAAGVTLDQLARALGHDRKIVRAMPNTPSLVKAGMTSITPNALVTTEEVADVVNIFRCFGEAEVIAEAMIHPVVGVSGSAPAYVFMFIEAMADAAVLGGMPRAQAYKFAAQAVMGSAKMVLETGKHPGELKDMVCSPGGTTIEAVRVLEERGFRAAVIEAMNKCMEKSELLSKS; this is encoded by the coding sequence ATGGAGAAGAAAATCGGTTTTATCGGCTGCGGTAATATGGGCAAAGCCATTCTCGGCGGACTGATTGCCAGCGGTCAGGTGCTGCCTGGTCAGATTTGGGTCTACACCCCGTCACCGGACAAGGTCGCCGCCCTGCACGACCAGTACGGGATCAACGCTGCGCAAAGCGCCCAGGAAGTGGCGCAGGTGGCCGATATCGTCTTCGGGGCGGTGAAGCCGAACATGATGGTCAAAGTCCTGAGCGATATCACCTCCAGCCTCAATAAAGAGACCCTGGTGGTCTCAATCGCGGCAGGCGTCACCCTCGACCAGCTGGCGCGCGCCCTGGGCCACGACCGTAAAATCGTCCGCGCGATGCCAAACACGCCGTCGCTGGTGAAAGCGGGCATGACCTCCATCACCCCTAACGCGCTGGTGACGACGGAAGAAGTTGCCGATGTGGTCAATATTTTCCGCTGCTTCGGGGAAGCCGAAGTAATTGCCGAGGCGATGATCCACCCGGTGGTGGGCGTCAGCGGTTCGGCGCCCGCCTACGTGTTTATGTTTATCGAAGCGATGGCGGATGCGGCGGTGCTGGGCGGGATGCCGCGCGCGCAGGCTTATAAGTTTGCTGCGCAGGCGGTGATGGGTTCAGCCAAAATGGTGCTGGAGACCGGCAAACATCCTGGCGAACTGAAGGATATGGTCTGCTCACCGGGCGGCACCACCATCGAAGCGGTGCGGGTGCTGGAAGAGCGCGGATTCCGCGCAGCCGTCATTGAAGCCATGAATAAGTGCATGGAAAAATCAGAGCTGCTGAGCAAATCCTGA
- a CDS encoding YaiI/YqxD family protein: MAIWVDADACPNVIKEILFRAAERVQMPLTLVANQNLRVPPSRFIRSLRVPAGFDVADNEIVRLCSAEDLVITADIPLAAEVLEKGAAALNPRGERYFPSTIREKLTMRDFMDTMRASGVQTGGPDSLSQRDRQQFAAELDKWLLEVKRRQG, translated from the coding sequence ATGGCGATTTGGGTGGATGCCGATGCGTGTCCCAATGTGATTAAAGAGATCCTGTTTCGCGCCGCCGAGCGCGTTCAGATGCCGCTGACCCTGGTGGCGAATCAGAACCTGCGCGTGCCGCCGTCCCGCTTTATCCGCTCCCTGCGCGTTCCGGCCGGTTTTGACGTGGCCGATAACGAAATCGTGCGCCTGTGCAGCGCGGAAGACCTGGTGATCACCGCCGACATTCCGCTGGCGGCGGAAGTGCTGGAGAAAGGGGCGGCAGCCCTCAACCCGCGCGGCGAACGTTATTTCCCGTCCACCATCCGCGAAAAGCTGACGATGCGTGATTTTATGGACACCATGCGCGCCAGCGGCGTGCAGACCGGCGGGCCGGATAGCCTGTCTCAGCGCGACAGGCAGCAGTTTGCCGCCGAACTGGATAAATGGCTGCTGGAAGTGAAGCGCCGCCAGGGTTAA
- the aroL gene encoding shikimate kinase AroL yields MTQPIFLIGPRGCGKTTVGLELARLCQSEFVDTDHWLQTQAGQSIADIVEQEGWESFRARETATLEAVTAGSGIIATGGGIILSAYNRQFMREKGIVIYLCAPVPVLVERLEASPEEGQRPTLTGKPISEEVSAVLAERDALYREAAHHVVDASLAPGDVVQNIVAALHLACAS; encoded by the coding sequence ATGACCCAGCCTATTTTTTTAATTGGCCCCCGCGGCTGTGGCAAAACCACCGTCGGTCTTGAACTGGCTCGTCTGTGCCAGAGTGAATTTGTCGATACCGACCACTGGCTGCAGACCCAGGCCGGTCAGAGCATCGCCGACATTGTTGAGCAGGAAGGGTGGGAGAGTTTTCGCGCCCGTGAGACGGCCACTCTCGAAGCGGTAACGGCGGGCTCCGGCATTATCGCTACCGGCGGCGGCATTATTTTGTCTGCCTACAACCGGCAGTTTATGCGCGAAAAGGGCATTGTGATTTACCTTTGCGCCCCCGTCCCGGTGCTGGTGGAGCGCCTTGAAGCCTCCCCGGAAGAGGGACAGCGTCCAACCCTGACCGGCAAACCCATCAGCGAAGAGGTGAGCGCGGTGCTGGCAGAGCGTGACGCGCTCTATCGCGAAGCCGCGCATCATGTGGTGGACGCATCGCTTGCGCCTGGAGACGTGGTGCAAAATATCGTCGCTGCGCTGCATCTGGCATGCGCCAGCTAA
- the yaiA gene encoding protein YaiA has translation MPTRPPYPREARIVAVEKGATGQTVTWYQLRADHPKPDSLISEHETEQEAQDAKVRYEDPDKS, from the coding sequence ATGCCAACCAGACCTCCCTATCCGCGTGAAGCCCGTATCGTTGCCGTTGAAAAAGGTGCGACGGGCCAGACCGTAACCTGGTATCAGCTGCGCGCCGACCACCCGAAACCGGATTCGCTCATCAGCGAGCATGAAACGGAGCAGGAAGCGCAGGATGCCAAAGTCCGTTACGAAGACCCCGATAAGTCCTGA